The Vigna unguiculata cultivar IT97K-499-35 chromosome 6, ASM411807v1, whole genome shotgun sequence genome contains a region encoding:
- the LOC114188675 gene encoding GPN-loop GTPase 3-like, producing MGYAQLVIGPAGSGKSTYCSSLYEHCVASRRTIHVVNLDPAAENFDYPVAMDIRELISLDDVMEELGLGPNGGLVYCMEHLEDNLDDWLTEELDNYLDDDYLVFDCPGQIELYSHVPVLKNFVEHLKRKNFSVCAVYVLDSQFMTDVTKFISGCMACLSAMVQLELPHVNILSKMDLVTNKKYLDDFLDPEPTFLLSELNQRMGPQYAKLNKALIELVNNYSMVSFIPLDLRKEKSIQYVLGQIDNCIQYGEDADVKVKDFDPEEDE from the exons ATGGGTTATGCGCAACTTGTCATAGGTCCTGCTGGTAGTGGCAAG TCTACCTATTGCTCGAGTTTGTATGAACACTGTGTGGCTTCGCGGCGAACGATTCATGTTGTGAACCTTGATCCTGCTGCTGAAAATTTTGACTATCCTGTTGCAATGG ATATTAGGGAACTCATTTCTCTGGATGATGTTATGGAGGAGCTGGGATTGGGTCCTAATGGTGGTCTTGTTTACTGCATGGA gCACCTTGAGGATAACCTGGATGATTGGCTTACTGAGGAATTGGACAATTATTTAGATGACGATTACTTGGTTTTTGACTGCCCTG GTCAGATAGAACTTTATTCCCATGTTCCGGTGCTTAAGAATTTTGTGGAACATCTGAAACGGAAAAATTTTAGTGTTTGTGCTGTTTACGTACTTGATTCTCAG TTCATGACAGATGTAACCAAATTTATAAGTGGATGCATGGCATGCCTTTCTGCGATGGTTCAACTTGAACTACCTCATGTTAATATCCTCTCAAAGATGGACCTCGTGACTAACAAGAAATATCTTGATGA TTTTTTGGATCCAGAGCCCACCTTTTTACTGTCTGAATTGAATCAACGGATGGGTCCTCAGTATGCTAAGCTGAATAAAGCTTTGATTGAATTG GTTAATAACTATAGCATGGTGAGTTTTATACCACTAGACTTGAGGAAGGAAAAAAG TATACAATATGTGCTGGGGCAAATTGACAACTGCATCCAGTATGGGGAAGATGCAGATGTGAAGGTTAAGGATTTTGATCCCGAGGAAGATGAGTAG
- the LOC114188319 gene encoding cysteine-rich receptor-like protein kinase 25 gives MASLMRQKLFSILMFYLLGTLNILPTETASTFRHYNCTQKPKFSPKSSYQFNLNKLLSKLESKVNSTNYYYTTVSGRNKQDTVYGLFMCNGYMEKCGECVNTSIQTLKSKCIFNKEAIIWTHECLVRYTNMFFFNTTKKSPSWCVKNSEDYEGELDIFNRMLSSLMKDLLTEAIEAPMGSVKFAVKKKSISQEKHFFGFAQCVPYLSKENCRKCLRDAMDFLQTCARGKIGGRVIYPSCIVRYDHYLFFPLPRGKRKNLGVIASIIFFHGLVPVIVLFFVCYLLHRELRKDLKHRKGNSNITFGLGGEEISTELNSLQFELSTIQEATNKFSDDNKIGEGGFGAVYKGVFSNGLEIAVKRLKKNSSQGATEFKKEVLLISKLQHRNLVRLLGFCVQRNEKILIYEFVHNESLDYYLFSPQNHRKLSWSERYEIIRGIARGILYLHEDSHLNIIHCDLKPSNILLDNKMNAKISDFGLARIISIDQMQGNTSIISGTYGYMSPEYAMLGQFSMKSDVFSFGVIILEIISGKRNVDGNGKDLDDLLSHAWKKWKKNRVLELLDPSLQHSFSETEINKCVQIGLLCVQGNPDQRPIMAKIAFYFSCDQLGKLPLPQEPAFFMRGKTETKVISRKTLSLV, from the exons ATGGCTTCTTTGATGCGTCAGAAATTGTTCTCAATTCTTATGTTTTACTTACTTGGCACCCTTAACATTTTACCAACTGAAACAGCCTCAACTTTCAGGCACTACAATTGCACACAGAAGCCAAAGTTTAGTCCCAAAAGTAGTTACCAATTCAACCTGAATAAACTCTTATCTAAACTTGAATCCAAAGTTAACAGCACCAACTATTACTACACCACAGTAAGTGGAAGAAACAAACAAGACACTGTCTATGGCCTCTTCATGTGCAATGGATACATGGAGAAATGTGGAGAATGTGTGAATACTTCAATCCAGACACTTAAATCAAAGTGTATCTTCAACAAAGAGGCTATAATTTGGACTCATGAATGCTTGGTTCGCTACACAAACATGTTTTTCTTCAACACTACTAAGAAATCGCCATCATGGTGTGTTAAGAACAGTGAGGATTATGAGGGGGAATTGGATATTTTCAACAGAATGCTGAGTTCCTTGATGAAGGATCTTCTGACTGAAGCCATTGAAGCTCCAATGGGTTCTGTTAAGTTTGCtgtgaagaaaaaaagtatCTCTCAGGAGAAGCACTTTTTTGGCTTTGCTCAGTGCGTGCCATACCTCTCCAAGGAAAATTGCAGGAAGTGCCTTAGGGATGCCATGGATTTTCTTCAAACATGTGCAAGAGGCAAGATAGGAGGAAGAGTTATATATCCAAGCTGTATTGTTAGATATGATCATTATCTGTTTTTCCCACTTCCTAGAG gaaaaagaaagaatctGGGAGTAATTGCATCAATCATATTTTTTCATGGCCTTGTTCCAgtcattgttttgttttttgtttgctATTTGTTGCACAGGGAGTTAAGGAAGGATCTCAAGCACCGAAAAGGAAATT CTAACATTACTTTTGGTTTAGGTGGGGAAGAGATTTCAACAGAATTGAACTCTCTGCAATTTGAATTGAGTACTATTCAAGAAGCAACAAACAAGTTTTCTGATGATAACAAGATAGGGGAAGGTGGTTTTGGAGCAGTGTACAAG GGTGTGTTTTCAAATGGACTTGAAATAGCAGTAAAGAGGCTAAAGAAAAATTCCAGTCAAGGAGCTACAGAATTCAAGAAAGAGGTGTTGCTAATTTCCAAACTTCAACACAGAAATCTTGTTAGACTGTTAGGATTTTGCGTTCAAAGGAATGAGAAGATACTCATTTATGAGTTTGTGCACAACGAAAGCCTTGATTACTATCTGTTCA GCCCTCAAAATCATAGGAAATTAAGTTGGTCCGAACGTTACGAGATTATAAGAGGAATTGCACGAGGAATTCTCTATCTTCACGAGGATTCTCATCTTAACATTATACACTGTGATCTTAAACCTAGTAACATTTTGTTAGACAACAAAATGAACGCAAAGATATCAGATTTTGGATTAGCAAGGATTATTTCCATCGATCAAATGCAAGGGAATACAAGTATAATTTCTGGAACATA TGGCTACATGTCTCCTGAATATGCAATGCTTGGTCAATTTTCTATGAAATCTGATGTTTTTAGTTTTGGAGTTATAATTCTTGAAATCATCAGTGGAAAGAGAAACGTTGATGGGAACGGAAAAGATTTGGATGATCTCTTGAGCCAT GCTTGGAAGAAGTGGAAGAAAAACAGAGTACTTGAATTGTTGGATCCCTCATTACAACACTCCTTTTCTGAAACAGAAATCAATAAGTGTGTACAAATTGGTTTATTATGTGTGCAAGGAAACCCAGATCAGAGGCCTATCATGGCAAAAATTGCTTTCTATTTTAGCTGTGATCAACTTGGGAAACTGCCTTTACCACAAGAACCAGCATTTTTCATGCGTGGAAAAACAGAAACCAAGG TTATTTCAAGAAAAACCCTTTCTTTGGTATAG
- the LOC114188082 gene encoding lysM domain receptor-like kinase 3 isoform X2, giving the protein MEARLGFVVVPLVLFCLVLAAESACRQGCSLALGSYYMWSGSNLTYISEVMSSPLLTTPDDIVLYNKDTIPNKDSVQAFIRVNVPFPCDCIDGQFLAHTFQYDVQTQDTYEYVARTVFSNLTDVTWLRRFNSYEPNNIPDTGTLNVTVNCSCGNTDVADYGLFITYPLRTGETLGSVAADVSLDSGLLQRYNPDVNFNQGSGLVYIPGKDQNGSYVFLPSSSGGLAGGAIAGIAVGVVAVLLVLGVVIYFRIFRMKIQKEELSRDSSALFAQDGKDEASRSSAHETLGPGGPAAITGIKVDKSVEFTYEELATATDNFSLANKIGQGGFGSVYYAELRGEKAAIKKMDMQASKEFLAELKVLTRVHHLNLVRLIGYSIEGSLFLVYEYIENGNLSQHLRGSGSREPLPWATRVQIALDSARGLEYIHEHTVPVYIHRDIKSANILIDKNFRGKVADFGLTKLTEVGSSSLPTGRLVGTFGYMPPEYAQYGDVSPKVDVYAFGVVLYELISAKEAIVKTNDSVTDSKGLVALFDGVLGQPDPTEDLCKLVDPRLGDNYPIDSVRKMAQLAKACTQDNPQLRPSMRSIVVALMTLSSTTDEWDVGSFYENQNLVNLMSGR; this is encoded by the exons ATGGAAGCCAGATTGGGGTTTGTGGTGGTTCCCCTTGTGCTATTTTGTCTTGTGTTGGCAGCAGAATCGGCGTGCAGGCAGGGTTGCTCTCTGGCGCTGGGCTCCTACTACATGTGGTCGGGCTCCAACCTCACCTACATCTCCGAGGTCATGTCCTCTCCCCTTCTCACCACTCCCGACGACATAGTCCTCTACAACAAGGACACCATCCCCAACAAGGACAGCGTTCAGGCCTTCATAAGGGTCAACGTCCCCTTCCCTTGCGACTGCATCGACGGTCAGTTTCTCGCCCACACTTTCCAGTACGATGTTCAAACGCAGGACACCTACGAGTATGTCGCCAGGACCGTCTTCTCCAACCTCACCGATGTTACCTGGCTCAGGAGGTTTAACTCCTATGAACCGAATAACATTCCCGACACCGGCACGCTCAACGTCACGGTGAATTGCTCTTGTGGGAACACCGATGTTGCCGATTATGGCTTGTTCATCACGTACCCTCTCAGAACCGGGGAGACTCTCGGTTCGGTGGCTGCTGATGTCAGCCTTGACTCGGGGTTGCTGCAGAGGTACAACCCTGACGTCAATTTCAACCAGGGGAGTGGACTCGTTTATATTCCCGGAAAAG ATCAAAATGGTAGCTATGTGTTTTTGCCGTCCAG TTCAGGAG GTCTTGCTGGTGGGGCTATTGCTGGAATCGCTGTTGGAGTTGTGGCAGTTCTTCTGGTATTAGGAgttgttatatattttagaatattcaGGATGAAGATACAGAAGGAAGAACTTTCACGAGATTCTAGTGCACTATTTGCTCAAGATGGGAAGG ATGAAGCTTCTCGTAGTAGTGCGCATGAAACTTTAGGACCTGGTGGTCCTGCCGCCATCACAGGCATAAAAGTGGACAAATCGGTGGAATTCACATATGAGGAACTGGCAACTGCCACAGATAACTTTAGTTTGGCAAATAAAATTGGTCAAGGAGGTTTTGGGTCAGTCTATTATGCGGAGCTGAGGGGAGAG AAAGCTGCAATCAAGAAGATGGATATGCAAGCATCAAAAGAATTTCTTGCTGAATTGAAAGTCTTGACACGTGTTCATCATTTAAACCTG GTGCGGCTGATTGGGTATAGCATCGAGGGCTCTCTTTTCCTTGTCTATGAATACATTGAAAATGGAAACCTAAGTCAACATCTGCGTGGTTCAG GTAGTAGAGAACCACTGCCATGGGCTACACGTGTGCAGATTGCTTTGGATTCTGCCAGAGGTCTTGAATATATTCACGAGCATACAGTGCCTGTATATATTCATCGTGACATAAAGTCagcaaatatattaatagacaAAAACTTCCGGGGCAAG GTTGCTGATTTTGGATTAACCAAACTTACAGAAGTTGGAAGTTCATCACTTCCTACTGGTCGTCTTGTTGGAACATTTGGATACATGCCACCAGA GTATGCTCAATATGGGGATGTTTCTCCCAAAGTAGACGTGTATGCTTTTGGAGTTGTTCTTTATGAACTCATTTCGGCTAAGGAAGCAATTGTCAAGACAAACGACTCTGTTACTGACTCAAAAGGCCTAGTAGCTCTG TTTGATGGAGTTCTTGGTCAGCCGGATCCCACTGAAGATCTCTGCAAACTAGTTGATCCAAGGCTTGGGGATAACTACCCAATTGACTCTGTCCGCAAG ATGGCACAGCTAGCCAAAGCATGTACACAAGACAATCCCCAACTACGTCCAAGTATGAGATCCATTGTGGTTGCGCTGATGACACTTTCTTCAACTACAGACGAGTGGGATGTTGGTTCCTTCTATGAAAATCAAAATCTTGTGAATCTAATGTCAGGAAGA
- the LOC114188082 gene encoding lysM domain receptor-like kinase 3 isoform X1, which produces MEARLGFVVVPLVLFCLVLAAESACRQGCSLALGSYYMWSGSNLTYISEVMSSPLLTTPDDIVLYNKDTIPNKDSVQAFIRVNVPFPCDCIDGQFLAHTFQYDVQTQDTYEYVARTVFSNLTDVTWLRRFNSYEPNNIPDTGTLNVTVNCSCGNTDVADYGLFITYPLRTGETLGSVAADVSLDSGLLQRYNPDVNFNQGSGLVYIPGKDQNGSYVFLPSSSGAGLAGGAIAGIAVGVVAVLLVLGVVIYFRIFRMKIQKEELSRDSSALFAQDGKDEASRSSAHETLGPGGPAAITGIKVDKSVEFTYEELATATDNFSLANKIGQGGFGSVYYAELRGEKAAIKKMDMQASKEFLAELKVLTRVHHLNLVRLIGYSIEGSLFLVYEYIENGNLSQHLRGSGSREPLPWATRVQIALDSARGLEYIHEHTVPVYIHRDIKSANILIDKNFRGKVADFGLTKLTEVGSSSLPTGRLVGTFGYMPPEYAQYGDVSPKVDVYAFGVVLYELISAKEAIVKTNDSVTDSKGLVALFDGVLGQPDPTEDLCKLVDPRLGDNYPIDSVRKMAQLAKACTQDNPQLRPSMRSIVVALMTLSSTTDEWDVGSFYENQNLVNLMSGR; this is translated from the exons ATGGAAGCCAGATTGGGGTTTGTGGTGGTTCCCCTTGTGCTATTTTGTCTTGTGTTGGCAGCAGAATCGGCGTGCAGGCAGGGTTGCTCTCTGGCGCTGGGCTCCTACTACATGTGGTCGGGCTCCAACCTCACCTACATCTCCGAGGTCATGTCCTCTCCCCTTCTCACCACTCCCGACGACATAGTCCTCTACAACAAGGACACCATCCCCAACAAGGACAGCGTTCAGGCCTTCATAAGGGTCAACGTCCCCTTCCCTTGCGACTGCATCGACGGTCAGTTTCTCGCCCACACTTTCCAGTACGATGTTCAAACGCAGGACACCTACGAGTATGTCGCCAGGACCGTCTTCTCCAACCTCACCGATGTTACCTGGCTCAGGAGGTTTAACTCCTATGAACCGAATAACATTCCCGACACCGGCACGCTCAACGTCACGGTGAATTGCTCTTGTGGGAACACCGATGTTGCCGATTATGGCTTGTTCATCACGTACCCTCTCAGAACCGGGGAGACTCTCGGTTCGGTGGCTGCTGATGTCAGCCTTGACTCGGGGTTGCTGCAGAGGTACAACCCTGACGTCAATTTCAACCAGGGGAGTGGACTCGTTTATATTCCCGGAAAAG ATCAAAATGGTAGCTATGTGTTTTTGCCGTCCAG TTCAGGAG CAGGTCTTGCTGGTGGGGCTATTGCTGGAATCGCTGTTGGAGTTGTGGCAGTTCTTCTGGTATTAGGAgttgttatatattttagaatattcaGGATGAAGATACAGAAGGAAGAACTTTCACGAGATTCTAGTGCACTATTTGCTCAAGATGGGAAGG ATGAAGCTTCTCGTAGTAGTGCGCATGAAACTTTAGGACCTGGTGGTCCTGCCGCCATCACAGGCATAAAAGTGGACAAATCGGTGGAATTCACATATGAGGAACTGGCAACTGCCACAGATAACTTTAGTTTGGCAAATAAAATTGGTCAAGGAGGTTTTGGGTCAGTCTATTATGCGGAGCTGAGGGGAGAG AAAGCTGCAATCAAGAAGATGGATATGCAAGCATCAAAAGAATTTCTTGCTGAATTGAAAGTCTTGACACGTGTTCATCATTTAAACCTG GTGCGGCTGATTGGGTATAGCATCGAGGGCTCTCTTTTCCTTGTCTATGAATACATTGAAAATGGAAACCTAAGTCAACATCTGCGTGGTTCAG GTAGTAGAGAACCACTGCCATGGGCTACACGTGTGCAGATTGCTTTGGATTCTGCCAGAGGTCTTGAATATATTCACGAGCATACAGTGCCTGTATATATTCATCGTGACATAAAGTCagcaaatatattaatagacaAAAACTTCCGGGGCAAG GTTGCTGATTTTGGATTAACCAAACTTACAGAAGTTGGAAGTTCATCACTTCCTACTGGTCGTCTTGTTGGAACATTTGGATACATGCCACCAGA GTATGCTCAATATGGGGATGTTTCTCCCAAAGTAGACGTGTATGCTTTTGGAGTTGTTCTTTATGAACTCATTTCGGCTAAGGAAGCAATTGTCAAGACAAACGACTCTGTTACTGACTCAAAAGGCCTAGTAGCTCTG TTTGATGGAGTTCTTGGTCAGCCGGATCCCACTGAAGATCTCTGCAAACTAGTTGATCCAAGGCTTGGGGATAACTACCCAATTGACTCTGTCCGCAAG ATGGCACAGCTAGCCAAAGCATGTACACAAGACAATCCCCAACTACGTCCAAGTATGAGATCCATTGTGGTTGCGCTGATGACACTTTCTTCAACTACAGACGAGTGGGATGTTGGTTCCTTCTATGAAAATCAAAATCTTGTGAATCTAATGTCAGGAAGA